Proteins encoded together in one Triticum dicoccoides isolate Atlit2015 ecotype Zavitan chromosome 7B, WEW_v2.0, whole genome shotgun sequence window:
- the LOC119335491 gene encoding uncharacterized protein LOC119335491 produces the protein MLSYPSLEMWDLKVDCDGGATWFPRNTMNLELMPNTRAAEAAIVGYVEDDDAILIKFNNDVFMVQLETMESRKLCESIVRHQYHPFTSLYSSGEFGRCRGLDSMPSPADPAIPTSIAAPPVIKAPEQQAWTFQHVPRKRRS, from the exons ATGTTGTCGTACCCAAGCCTCGAAATGTGGGACCTGAAAGTCGATTGCGATGGTGGCGCCACATGGTTTCCGCGGAACACCATGAATCTCGAGCTCATGCCAAATACGAGGGCTGCGGAAGCTGCTATAGTCGGGTATGTGGAGGATGACGATGCAATTCTTATAAAGTTCAACAACGACGTCTTCATGGTTCAACTTGAGACAATGGAGTCAAGGAAACTTTGCGAAAGCATTGTGAGGCACCAATACCATCCTTTCACAAGTTTGTATTCTTCAG GGGAGTTTGGTCGCTGCAGAGGTCTGGATAGCATGCCGAGCCCAGCAGATCCTGCCATCCCGACGAGCATAGCAGCTCCACCAGTCATCAAGGCACCAGAGCAACAGGCTTGGACATTCCAGCATGTACCAAGGAAGCGTAGGAGTTGA